In Streptomyces chartreusis, the following proteins share a genomic window:
- a CDS encoding DUF6461 domain-containing protein has translation MSADRSPGLDFLRADIPIYTLTFARQIPPRELLARMGADPDSVALRDETSLHDEYGDTLLDADEPVVTTGVDGAWTWAWEQGGMHGLDERILSAVSQGTETVVLHYNEKPMYWFKYAVDGGIHVDFHTLGPLAPTGLVPAQLEEAMRPLGLAPGRPVPLDSVLPLAENAFGLRVTPAGDGEERWSANLLPLPE, from the coding sequence ATGAGCGCTGACCGAAGCCCCGGACTGGACTTCCTCCGGGCGGACATCCCCATCTACACGCTGACCTTCGCCAGGCAGATACCTCCGCGGGAGCTGCTGGCTCGGATGGGCGCCGACCCGGACAGCGTTGCCCTGCGCGATGAAACGAGCCTGCACGACGAGTACGGCGACACCCTCCTCGACGCCGACGAACCCGTGGTCACGACCGGCGTCGACGGCGCGTGGACATGGGCTTGGGAACAGGGCGGTATGCACGGCCTCGACGAACGAATCCTCTCCGCGGTCTCACAAGGAACCGAGACTGTCGTGCTGCACTACAACGAGAAGCCGATGTACTGGTTCAAGTACGCGGTGGACGGTGGCATCCACGTCGACTTCCATACACTCGGGCCGTTGGCCCCGACCGGTCTGGTGCCGGCGCAGCTCGAAGAAGCGATGCGACCGCTGGGACTCGCCCCCGGCCGGCCCGTCCCCCTCGACAGCGTCCTACCTCTTGCCGAGAACGCGTTCGGGCTGCGTGTGACGCCGGCGGGAGACGGCGAGGAGCGCTGGAGCGCCAACCTGCTTCCCCTACCTGAGTAG
- a CDS encoding EamA family transporter — MSPQTSPHTSRLGGRETGFLMAVAGMSTVQLGSALTVPLFDQLTDVGAAGLRLGWAGLLLFILVRPRRRDFARRDLLACTVLGIVTAGLMLFFMLAIARLPLGTASALEFLGPLAVSLYGPGASRKIWTAAAAIGVVLLTQPWHGNLDLAGVGYALAAAACWAAYILLTQRVGDQLAGLKGLAVSMPVAGIVGMLIAAPTLSTHLTWPALWTMLGLAVVSPLVPFALEFLALRRLTSSAFGTLMSLEPAIALLMGLLVLGQVPGLTSALGIAFVVAAGVGATRAGARPAAEHAPPAPHPAAAEAS, encoded by the coding sequence ATGAGTCCGCAGACGTCTCCCCACACCTCGCGCCTGGGCGGTCGCGAGACCGGGTTCCTCATGGCGGTGGCCGGCATGTCCACCGTCCAGCTCGGCTCCGCCCTGACCGTTCCCCTGTTCGATCAGCTCACCGATGTGGGGGCTGCTGGGCTTCGCCTGGGCTGGGCCGGGCTGCTCCTGTTCATCCTCGTACGGCCCCGCCGCCGTGACTTCGCCCGCCGTGATCTGCTGGCCTGCACCGTCCTGGGCATCGTGACCGCCGGCTTGATGCTGTTCTTCATGCTCGCCATCGCCCGACTCCCGCTCGGCACCGCGAGTGCCCTGGAGTTCCTCGGCCCGCTGGCCGTGTCCCTGTACGGGCCCGGCGCAAGCCGCAAAATATGGACTGCCGCAGCTGCCATAGGTGTCGTTCTGCTGACTCAGCCCTGGCACGGGAACCTTGACCTGGCCGGAGTCGGATACGCCCTCGCCGCCGCTGCCTGCTGGGCCGCCTACATCCTGCTGACCCAGCGCGTCGGGGACCAACTCGCCGGCCTCAAAGGCCTGGCCGTCTCGATGCCGGTCGCCGGCATAGTCGGCATGCTCATCGCCGCGCCCACTCTGTCGACCCACCTCACCTGGCCGGCGCTGTGGACCATGCTGGGGCTGGCTGTCGTGAGCCCTCTGGTGCCCTTCGCTCTCGAATTCCTCGCCCTGCGCCGCCTGACGAGCTCGGCCTTCGGCACCCTGATGAGCCTGGAACCCGCCATCGCCCTGCTGATGGGGTTGCTCGTACTCGGACAGGTCCCAGGTCTGACGTCCGCACTCGGCATCGCCTTCGTCGTCGCCGCAGGCGTGGGCGCGACCCGCGCCGGTGCCCGTCCGGCTGCGGAGCACGCCCCACCCGCGCCGCACCCCGCTGCCGCCGAAGCATCTTGA
- a CDS encoding LysR family transcriptional regulator has product METRRLRLLVELSRLGSMRAVAEAVGTTTSTVSQQLTVLAREMGTALIEPDGRRVRLTPAGRRLAEHATAILAAVESARLDLAPDSEPSGTLRVAGFATAIRAHLLPLITDLAESNLGLHILIREHEPAEALELLAADGADLALTYDYNLAPSDPDPALHSTALWTASWGLGVPAHADVADAADTLDVFARFRTQDWIVNSRNTADETVIRTLASRAGFTPRITHQADSLDLVQGMITVGLGVGLLPIGIPTFPDVRLVPLTGPRVTLRAHAVARHGRLAWPPLALVTDLLVQRTAAPADAAAPTAGH; this is encoded by the coding sequence ATGGAGACACGGCGTCTGCGGCTACTGGTCGAACTGTCCCGGCTCGGATCAATGCGCGCCGTGGCCGAAGCCGTGGGCACGACCACGTCGACCGTCTCGCAGCAACTCACGGTTCTCGCACGGGAAATGGGTACCGCCCTGATCGAACCCGACGGGCGGCGGGTGAGGCTCACCCCCGCCGGGCGTCGGCTGGCGGAACATGCCACGGCGATCCTCGCCGCAGTCGAGTCCGCCCGCCTCGACCTCGCCCCCGACAGCGAACCCAGCGGAACCCTGCGGGTGGCCGGATTCGCCACCGCCATCCGCGCCCACCTGCTGCCCCTCATCACCGACCTGGCCGAGAGCAATCTTGGGCTGCACATCCTCATCCGTGAGCACGAACCCGCCGAGGCCCTGGAGTTGCTGGCCGCGGACGGGGCTGACCTCGCGCTCACCTACGACTACAACCTGGCCCCCTCCGACCCGGACCCCGCGCTGCACAGCACCGCCCTGTGGACCGCATCCTGGGGCCTGGGCGTCCCGGCCCACGCCGATGTGGCCGACGCGGCGGACACCCTCGACGTCTTCGCCCGGTTCCGCACGCAGGACTGGATCGTCAACTCCCGTAACACCGCCGACGAGACCGTCATCCGCACCCTGGCATCCAGGGCGGGATTCACACCCCGGATCACCCACCAGGCCGACAGCCTCGACCTGGTCCAGGGCATGATCACCGTCGGGCTGGGTGTGGGACTGCTGCCGATCGGCATCCCCACCTTTCCCGACGTCCGCCTGGTGCCGCTCACCGGCCCGCGGGTGACGCTGCGCGCCCATGCCGTCGCACGCCACGGCCGCTTGGCCTGGCCCCCGCTCGCACTGGTCACCGACCTCTTGGTCCAGCGGACGGCGGCCCCAGCCGACGCCGCCGCTCCAACTGCCGGCCACTAG
- a CDS encoding class I SAM-dependent methyltransferase: MNQAHPHALHDAQHGHPQQQDTDGQAEILDLDAEVLAEHTASITAWLPLTTAPRRIVDLGCGTGAGTFALLDRFPDAQVTAVDASTGYLQHLHARACARGLEERVRTVQADLDDSAWPDLGSPDLVWASASMHHIGDPDRALRNVHDALAPGGLFAVVELAGFPRFLPEGAPEDRPGLEERCHAATDRFQAEHMPHRGADWGPMLTAAGFTVEGRRTIAVNIEGSRNEAIGRYALSGLQRIRSAAAIELSPEDLTALDELLDTGSPRSILRRDDLAMRTERIVWAARRG, from the coding sequence ATGAATCAAGCGCACCCGCACGCCCTCCACGACGCTCAGCACGGCCACCCTCAGCAGCAGGACACCGACGGTCAGGCGGAGATCCTCGACCTGGACGCCGAGGTCCTCGCCGAGCACACGGCCTCCATCACCGCATGGCTGCCGCTCACGACTGCACCGCGTCGGATAGTGGATCTGGGCTGCGGCACGGGCGCAGGCACCTTCGCCCTCCTCGACCGCTTCCCCGATGCGCAGGTCACCGCTGTCGACGCATCGACCGGATACCTCCAGCACCTGCACGCAAGGGCGTGCGCCCGTGGTCTGGAGGAGCGAGTACGAACCGTGCAGGCCGACCTCGACGACTCCGCGTGGCCCGACCTCGGCTCACCGGACCTGGTGTGGGCGTCGGCCTCGATGCACCACATCGGTGATCCCGATCGCGCGCTGCGCAACGTCCATGACGCGCTCGCGCCCGGCGGTCTGTTCGCCGTCGTGGAGCTGGCCGGCTTCCCGCGCTTCCTGCCCGAGGGCGCCCCGGAGGACCGGCCCGGCCTGGAAGAGCGCTGTCATGCGGCGACCGATCGCTTCCAGGCCGAGCACATGCCCCACCGGGGCGCGGACTGGGGCCCGATGCTGACCGCCGCCGGCTTCACGGTCGAGGGCAGGCGCACCATCGCCGTGAACATCGAGGGCTCCCGCAACGAAGCGATCGGCCGCTACGCCCTCAGCGGCCTGCAACGCATCCGTAGCGCCGCCGCCATCGAGCTCTCCCCCGAGGACCTCACCGCGCTGGACGAACTCCTCGACACGGGAAGCCCCCGCAGCATCCTGCGCCGCGACGACCTTGCGATGCGGACGGAACGCATCGTGTGGGCCGCACGCCGTGGCTGA
- a CDS encoding helix-turn-helix domain-containing protein, with product MAQEDGELDSLVRKRIRALRVAQGWSLEELATRAHLSQSSLSRIENGQRRLALDQLVTLARALDTTLDQLVETATDDVVTSPMIDSTHSLMRWPVKGDPGMSVVRQRMTEPPPDNPARMRAHPGREWLVVLSGTAVLMLGHRSFRVETNQAAEFPTMMPHAIGAEGGPCEILGIFDRDARRGHQREAGDSGGQGTGE from the coding sequence ATGGCGCAAGAAGACGGTGAGCTGGACAGCCTCGTACGCAAACGCATCCGGGCGCTGCGGGTGGCGCAGGGCTGGTCCCTTGAGGAACTGGCGACCCGCGCCCATCTCAGCCAGTCCTCGCTGAGCCGCATCGAGAACGGCCAGCGTCGCCTCGCACTGGATCAGCTGGTCACTCTCGCCCGCGCCCTGGACACCACGCTGGATCAGCTCGTGGAGACGGCGACCGACGACGTCGTCACCAGTCCGATGATCGACAGCACCCACAGCTTGATGCGCTGGCCCGTGAAGGGTGACCCCGGGATGAGTGTGGTGCGCCAGCGGATGACCGAACCGCCACCCGACAACCCGGCGCGCATGCGTGCCCACCCGGGGCGCGAATGGCTCGTGGTCCTGTCCGGCACCGCGGTCCTCATGCTCGGCCACCGCAGCTTCCGCGTCGAGACCAACCAGGCTGCCGAGTTCCCCACGATGATGCCGCACGCGATCGGCGCCGAAGGGGGCCCGTGCGAGATCCTGGGCATCTTCGACCGCGACGCACGCCGCGGCCATCAGCGGGAGGCCGGCGACAGCGGCGGTCAGGGCACCGGTGAGTGA
- a CDS encoding MFS transporter — protein sequence MSTNQPVQAAEAASGGVPDARQLRSILIAVSIALMAVIASVSGLNVAQTHMAVEFGASQNTVLWIINIYTLALAALLLPLGAVGDRLGRKPMLIAGLGVFGAASVVAGLAPSAEVMLAARVAAGIGAAMIMPITLAVITSTFPEEQRGKAIGVWTGVAGGGGILGMFLSALLVDVADWRWLFVLPVALVLVALAMTLKSVPNSREPSAHPFDTAGALVSTVAVIGLIFVLQEGPERGWTAPATLISLAIGLVAAIGFVAWELHRRDAALLDVRLFRERGLAGGSITLLVVFGVQAGIAVVLFPFFQAVLGWSGLLSTVALMPMAVMMMTASGLAPKLAARVGSRSTMAVGIVLAGVGLALMALFVSVDGGYLTILPGMLAMGLGMGLSMTPSTEAITASLPREKQGVASALNDVTREFGTALGVALLGALLANGYRSAIDGRLNGIPQETADTAREGVANAVEAAGGAGPHTQDLLHAAQQSFVDGWQQAMWAGVAVMGALFVYVAFRAPRNTAPGVAGEPEVTEAVAAR from the coding sequence ATGAGTACGAACCAGCCCGTACAGGCCGCCGAAGCCGCAAGCGGCGGTGTGCCCGATGCGCGTCAGCTGCGCTCGATCCTGATCGCCGTCTCCATCGCGCTGATGGCCGTCATCGCCTCGGTGTCCGGGCTGAACGTCGCGCAGACCCACATGGCCGTGGAGTTCGGCGCCTCGCAGAACACCGTCCTGTGGATCATCAACATCTACACCCTCGCCCTGGCCGCCCTACTGCTGCCGCTCGGCGCCGTCGGCGACCGTCTGGGCCGCAAGCCCATGCTCATCGCCGGGCTGGGTGTCTTCGGCGCCGCGAGCGTCGTCGCGGGCCTTGCCCCGTCGGCCGAGGTCATGCTCGCCGCGCGCGTGGCCGCCGGTATCGGCGCCGCGATGATCATGCCCATCACCCTCGCCGTCATCACCTCCACCTTCCCCGAGGAACAGCGCGGCAAGGCGATCGGCGTGTGGACCGGCGTCGCCGGAGGCGGCGGGATCCTGGGCATGTTCCTCTCAGCGCTCCTCGTCGACGTCGCCGACTGGCGGTGGCTGTTCGTCCTGCCGGTGGCCCTGGTCCTCGTGGCCCTGGCCATGACGCTGAAGTCGGTCCCCAACTCCCGTGAGCCCTCGGCCCATCCCTTCGACACCGCCGGCGCGCTGGTCTCCACCGTCGCCGTGATCGGCCTCATCTTCGTCCTTCAGGAGGGCCCCGAGCGCGGCTGGACCGCCCCCGCGACACTGATCAGCCTCGCGATCGGTCTCGTGGCCGCCATCGGGTTCGTGGCCTGGGAATTGCACCGCCGCGACGCCGCGCTGCTGGACGTGCGCCTGTTCCGGGAGCGCGGCCTGGCCGGCGGCTCGATCACGCTCCTGGTGGTCTTCGGCGTCCAGGCTGGCATCGCCGTCGTCCTCTTCCCGTTCTTCCAGGCCGTGCTCGGCTGGTCGGGACTGCTGTCCACGGTCGCGCTGATGCCCATGGCCGTCATGATGATGACGGCCTCCGGCCTGGCTCCCAAGCTCGCCGCACGTGTCGGCTCCCGCTCGACCATGGCCGTGGGCATCGTGCTGGCGGGCGTCGGCCTGGCGCTCATGGCCCTGTTCGTGTCCGTCGACGGCGGCTATCTGACCATCCTGCCCGGCATGCTGGCCATGGGTCTCGGCATGGGCCTGTCGATGACCCCGTCCACGGAGGCCATCACCGCCTCCCTGCCGCGCGAGAAGCAGGGCGTCGCCTCCGCCCTCAACGACGTCACCCGCGAGTTCGGCACCGCCCTCGGCGTCGCCCTGCTCGGCGCACTGCTGGCGAACGGCTACCGCAGCGCCATCGACGGCCGGCTGAACGGCATCCCCCAGGAGACTGCGGACACCGCCCGGGAGGGCGTCGCCAACGCCGTCGAAGCGGCGGGCGGCGCCGGCCCGCACACGCAGGACCTGCTCCACGCCGCCCAGCAGTCCTTCGTCGACGGCTGGCAGCAGGCCATGTGGGCAGGCGTCGCCGTGATGGGCGCCCTGTTCGTCTACGTCGCCTTCCGCGCCCCCAGGAACACCGCTCCCGGGGTCGCGGGTGAGCCGGAAGTCACCGAGGCCGTGGCCGCCCGATGA
- a CDS encoding discoidin domain-containing protein, which translates to MTELPGPSRLPSRRTVVTSGTTLLAGFGLSSVLPGPIAAAAPTGAPAAPATPGELALYRPVSVSSTAYAATPGSFVVDRLASPGVKGSGWRAGGGDPQWIAVDLQETCEVTHIRLTFEADASDPVYTPPTSGNVHSGTTGKEIQSSYSLVFAVETSLDNKSWTTVYRTTAGTGGVVNVQLPRPTKAHWVRMTSQKRSSPLPLGLNGFEVYGTAKGKRPSATGWTDWGSHPGKAPKLTVADDGTVPLESGWRLTMDDWADADGAGLSKTSVDTSGWLPATVPGTVLGSLVDQGKLPDPVAGLNNLHIPEALSRHSWWYKRDFALPKGLRTGAGRHVWLEFDGINHKADVWLNGKQVGDLTYPFARSAFDVTRHLDADDENALAVRITPMPVPGSPGDKGPEGEAWVDAGAQQMNLNSPTYLASSGWDWMPAVRDRAAGIWNHVRLRSTGHVVIGDPRVDTVLPKLPDVSVAEVTVVVPVRNADDTDRRATVTAAFDGVRVSRTVTVKAGESVDVVFAPDAFQQLRLRDPKLWWPNGLGRPHLHDLTLTASADGHESDRRTTRFGIRQFGYEYDTPLPFTASGDAYTQTVTFDRQQAQHVRIRCMTRATSWGSSLWTLAVGDSTRPGVDLALHATAEASSTDQDDHGAANVTDGDAGTRWSSAFEDDQWIRVDLGSTQSFDRVDLTWEQAYAKTFVVQVSANGSDWTDVKSVDNGAVPLPFSDGNASLQVEDFERRTGRYVRLNCGLRNTSWGNSLWTFSVIDQNVPGTDLALRQKATASTEESDHPASHATDGDRGTRWSSAYEDHQWIQVDLGSSRTFDRVAVVWESAYPKTYVIQVSDDGENWTDVKSVSNTPDPLKISVNGVRVLARGGNWGWDELLRRMPAERMDAAVRMHRDMNFTMIRNWVGSSDREEFFAACDRHGILVWNDFPNAWGMDPPEREAFISLARDTVLRYRIHPSVAVWCGANEGNPPAAIDKGMRAAVQDQVPGLLYQNNSAGGIVTGGGPYGWVEPEKYFDPMTYGSKDFGFHTEIGMPVVSTAASVRNMTGDEPEWPIGGAWYHHDWSERGNQAPQNYKAAIAARLGDSGDLDDFARKAQFVNYENTRAMFEAWNQNLWDNASGLMLWMSHPAWHSTVWQTYDYDFDVNGTYYGARSACEPLHVQADPVKWQVLAVNHTSTDLRGATVAARLFDLIGRQLGTTRKARLDVERAATAKAFTAEWTNDLPDLHLLRLTLTDAKGREVSRNTYWRYRDTSALRNLNKARQVKLTGDITKVSRSGDRHELTATIHNRGSAVAAMVRLSLLEEAHGRRVLPTLYSDNYLWLLPGESRQVTLSWPAEACKSRHPVLTAQAYNSPVTTLRG; encoded by the coding sequence ATGACAGAACTGCCGGGCCCGTCGCGCCTTCCGTCGCGGCGGACCGTTGTCACCTCGGGGACCACGCTGCTGGCCGGGTTCGGCCTCAGTTCCGTGCTCCCCGGGCCGATTGCTGCTGCCGCCCCCACCGGCGCACCGGCCGCACCCGCCACACCCGGCGAGCTGGCCCTCTACCGACCCGTCTCGGTCTCCTCCACCGCCTACGCCGCCACACCCGGCTCGTTCGTCGTCGACCGCCTCGCCTCCCCGGGCGTCAAGGGCAGCGGCTGGCGCGCCGGGGGAGGCGACCCGCAGTGGATCGCCGTCGACCTCCAGGAGACCTGCGAGGTCACCCATATCCGTCTGACCTTCGAGGCCGATGCCTCCGACCCGGTGTACACGCCCCCCACCTCCGGCAATGTGCACAGCGGCACCACCGGAAAGGAGATCCAGTCGAGCTATTCGCTGGTCTTCGCGGTGGAGACCTCGCTCGACAACAAGTCGTGGACCACGGTGTACCGCACCACGGCGGGCACCGGCGGCGTGGTGAACGTCCAGCTCCCGCGCCCCACCAAGGCGCACTGGGTGCGCATGACCTCCCAGAAGCGGTCCAGCCCGCTGCCCCTCGGCCTCAACGGCTTCGAGGTGTACGGCACCGCCAAGGGCAAGCGCCCCTCGGCCACCGGCTGGACGGACTGGGGCTCCCACCCCGGCAAGGCGCCGAAGCTGACCGTCGCCGACGACGGGACGGTGCCCCTGGAGTCGGGCTGGCGGCTGACCATGGACGACTGGGCCGACGCGGACGGCGCCGGCCTGTCGAAGACCTCCGTGGACACGAGCGGCTGGCTGCCCGCGACCGTTCCCGGCACGGTGCTCGGCTCGCTCGTGGATCAGGGCAAGCTGCCCGACCCGGTGGCCGGCCTGAACAACCTGCACATCCCGGAGGCCCTGTCACGCCACTCGTGGTGGTACAAGCGGGACTTCGCGCTGCCGAAGGGGCTGCGCACCGGCGCCGGCCGGCACGTCTGGCTGGAGTTCGACGGCATCAACCACAAGGCCGACGTGTGGCTCAACGGCAAGCAGGTCGGCGATCTGACGTACCCGTTCGCCCGCTCCGCCTTCGACGTCACCCGTCACCTCGACGCGGACGACGAGAACGCGCTCGCCGTGCGGATCACGCCGATGCCGGTGCCCGGCAGCCCGGGGGACAAGGGCCCCGAGGGCGAGGCGTGGGTCGACGCCGGCGCGCAGCAGATGAACCTCAACTCCCCGACGTATCTGGCCTCCTCGGGCTGGGACTGGATGCCCGCTGTGCGCGACCGCGCGGCCGGCATCTGGAACCACGTGCGGCTGCGGTCGACCGGGCACGTCGTCATCGGCGACCCGCGCGTGGACACGGTTCTGCCGAAGCTGCCCGACGTATCGGTCGCCGAGGTGACCGTCGTCGTACCGGTCCGCAACGCCGACGACACCGACCGCCGGGCAACGGTCACCGCCGCCTTCGACGGCGTGCGGGTGTCCAGGACAGTCACGGTGAAGGCCGGCGAGAGCGTCGACGTCGTCTTCGCGCCCGACGCCTTCCAGCAACTGCGGCTGCGTGACCCGAAGCTGTGGTGGCCCAACGGCCTCGGGCGGCCCCACCTGCACGACCTCACGCTGACGGCGTCGGCCGACGGGCATGAGAGCGACAGGCGCACCACCCGCTTCGGCATCCGCCAGTTCGGCTACGAGTACGACACACCGCTGCCGTTCACCGCGTCCGGCGACGCCTACACGCAGACCGTGACCTTCGACCGGCAGCAGGCCCAGCACGTCCGCATCCGCTGCATGACCCGCGCGACCTCCTGGGGCAGCTCGCTGTGGACCCTCGCCGTCGGCGACAGCACCAGGCCGGGCGTCGACCTCGCGCTGCACGCCACTGCCGAGGCCTCCAGCACCGACCAGGACGACCACGGTGCGGCGAACGTCACCGACGGCGACGCCGGCACCCGCTGGTCCTCCGCCTTCGAGGACGACCAGTGGATACGCGTCGACCTGGGCTCCACCCAGTCCTTCGACCGCGTCGACCTCACCTGGGAACAGGCGTACGCGAAGACCTTCGTGGTCCAGGTCTCGGCCAACGGCTCCGACTGGACGGACGTGAAGTCCGTGGACAACGGGGCAGTGCCGCTGCCGTTCAGCGACGGCAACGCCAGCCTCCAGGTCGAGGACTTCGAACGGCGTACCGGACGCTACGTCCGCCTCAACTGCGGCCTGCGCAACACCAGTTGGGGCAACTCCCTGTGGACCTTCAGCGTCATCGACCAGAATGTCCCGGGCACCGACCTCGCCCTGCGTCAGAAGGCCACCGCCTCGACGGAGGAGTCCGACCACCCCGCGTCCCACGCCACCGACGGCGACCGCGGCACCCGCTGGTCCTCGGCCTACGAGGACCACCAGTGGATCCAGGTCGACCTCGGCTCCTCGCGGACGTTCGACCGGGTCGCCGTCGTCTGGGAGAGCGCGTACCCGAAGACGTACGTCATCCAGGTGTCCGACGACGGCGAGAACTGGACCGACGTCAAGTCCGTGTCCAACACCCCCGACCCGCTGAAAATCAGCGTCAACGGTGTCCGCGTGCTGGCCCGCGGCGGAAACTGGGGCTGGGACGAACTGCTGCGCCGGATGCCGGCGGAACGCATGGACGCGGCGGTGCGCATGCACCGCGACATGAACTTCACCATGATCCGCAACTGGGTCGGCAGCAGCGACCGGGAGGAGTTCTTCGCCGCCTGCGACCGGCACGGCATCCTGGTGTGGAACGACTTCCCCAACGCGTGGGGCATGGACCCGCCGGAGCGCGAGGCGTTCATCTCGCTCGCCCGCGACACCGTGCTGCGCTACCGCATCCACCCGAGCGTGGCCGTCTGGTGCGGCGCCAACGAGGGCAACCCCCCGGCCGCCATCGACAAGGGCATGCGCGCGGCGGTGCAGGACCAGGTCCCCGGCCTGCTGTACCAGAACAACTCGGCCGGAGGAATCGTCACCGGCGGCGGCCCCTACGGCTGGGTCGAGCCGGAGAAGTACTTCGACCCCATGACGTACGGCAGCAAGGACTTCGGCTTCCACACCGAGATCGGCATGCCCGTCGTCTCCACCGCGGCGAGCGTCCGCAACATGACGGGTGACGAGCCGGAGTGGCCCATCGGGGGCGCCTGGTACCACCACGACTGGAGCGAGCGCGGGAACCAGGCGCCGCAGAACTACAAGGCCGCCATCGCGGCACGCCTCGGCGATTCCGGAGACCTCGACGACTTCGCCCGCAAGGCGCAGTTCGTCAACTACGAGAACACCCGCGCCATGTTCGAGGCGTGGAACCAGAACCTGTGGGACAACGCCTCCGGCCTCATGCTGTGGATGTCCCACCCGGCCTGGCACAGCACGGTCTGGCAGACCTACGACTACGACTTCGACGTCAACGGCACCTACTACGGCGCCCGTTCGGCCTGCGAGCCCCTGCACGTGCAGGCCGACCCGGTGAAGTGGCAGGTCCTCGCGGTCAACCACACCTCGACCGACCTGCGCGGAGCCACGGTAGCTGCCCGGCTGTTCGACCTGATCGGCCGGCAGCTCGGCACGACCAGGAAGGCCCGGCTGGACGTCGAGCGGGCGGCCACCGCGAAGGCGTTCACCGCGGAGTGGACGAACGACCTGCCGGACCTGCACCTGCTGCGGCTCACACTGACGGACGCCAAGGGCAGGGAGGTGTCACGGAACACCTACTGGCGCTACCGCGACACCTCGGCCCTGCGGAACCTGAACAAGGCCAGACAGGTCAAGCTGACCGGCGACATCACCAAGGTCTCCCGCTCCGGTGACCGTCACGAGCTGACCGCGACGATCCACAACCGAGGATCGGCGGTGGCGGCCATGGTCCGGTTGTCCCTGCTGGAGGAGGCCCACGGCCGCCGGGTCCTGCCGACGCTGTACAGCGACAACTACCTGTGGCTGCTGCCCGGCGAATCCCGCCAGGTCACGCTGTCCTGGCCGGCGGAGGCCTGCAAGTCACGGCATCCGGTGCTGACCGCGCAGGCGTACAACAGCCCGGTGACGACACTGCGCGGCTGA
- a CDS encoding SDR family oxidoreductase, translating into MNSKDLDGRLAVVAGGSKGTGLATAHRLREAGARVVTIARTPPETADPLFVQADLSTPEGTASAATHVYDHFGAPDILVHVVGGSRAPAGGHSALTEQVWAEELALNLLPAVRLDRALVPAMVARGAGAVVHVTSIRRRMPLHESTLAYAAAKSALATYSKGLANEVAPRGVRVNSVAPGFIRTDGAERLLARRMQEGGITREAALDELNQTLGGIPLGRPAEPEEVAEVIAFLVSDRAGAVAGAEHVIDGGTVRAL; encoded by the coding sequence ATGAACAGCAAAGATCTCGACGGACGTCTGGCCGTGGTGGCGGGCGGGAGTAAGGGAACCGGGCTGGCGACGGCCCACCGGCTGCGTGAGGCCGGAGCGCGGGTCGTCACCATCGCCCGCACGCCACCCGAGACGGCCGACCCGCTCTTCGTGCAGGCCGATCTGAGCACACCCGAAGGCACCGCGTCGGCCGCCACTCACGTCTACGACCACTTCGGCGCGCCTGACATCCTCGTGCACGTCGTGGGCGGCTCCCGAGCCCCCGCCGGTGGGCACTCGGCCCTCACCGAACAGGTCTGGGCGGAGGAACTGGCGCTCAATCTGCTTCCCGCGGTCCGCCTGGACCGGGCACTGGTTCCCGCGATGGTGGCCCGTGGGGCGGGCGCCGTGGTGCACGTGACCTCGATCCGGCGCCGGATGCCGCTGCACGAGTCGACACTGGCGTACGCCGCCGCCAAGAGCGCTCTGGCCACCTACAGCAAAGGGCTGGCGAACGAGGTGGCCCCGCGCGGTGTCCGGGTGAACTCGGTCGCGCCGGGCTTCATCCGTACCGACGGCGCCGAGCGCCTCCTGGCCCGACGTATGCAGGAGGGCGGCATCACCCGAGAGGCCGCGCTCGACGAGCTGAACCAAACCCTGGGCGGCATCCCACTGGGGCGGCCCGCGGAGCCGGAAGAGGTGGCCGAGGTGATCGCCTTCCTGGTCTCGGACCGGGCCGGCGCGGTCGCCGGCGCCGAGCACGTCATCGACGGCGGCACCGTCCGCGCCCTGTGA
- a CDS encoding nuclear transport factor 2 family protein: MQEIQEFLTKYFSAATEPDRERYFSLFGDGVVVHDDGRSHHGLAAVRRWRDEVPDVRYDLREVTGTPTACRAVAEIAGDFPGSPVTLCFTFERDAEGKITRLDIEP, encoded by the coding sequence ATGCAAGAGATCCAGGAGTTCCTCACGAAGTACTTCTCCGCGGCCACGGAGCCCGACCGCGAGCGCTACTTCTCACTGTTCGGCGACGGCGTCGTCGTACACGACGACGGCCGCAGCCACCACGGGCTCGCCGCGGTGCGACGCTGGCGTGACGAGGTCCCGGACGTGCGCTACGACCTGCGCGAGGTCACCGGCACGCCCACCGCCTGCCGAGCCGTCGCCGAGATCGCCGGCGACTTCCCCGGCAGCCCGGTCACCCTGTGCTTCACTTTCGAACGCGACGCGGAGGGCAAGATCACACGGTTGGACATCGAACCCTGA